In the Hordeum vulgare subsp. vulgare chromosome 7H, MorexV3_pseudomolecules_assembly, whole genome shotgun sequence genome, one interval contains:
- the LOC123407787 gene encoding 4-hydroxyphenylacetaldehyde oxime monooxygenase-like encodes MAPDLNPSPELKHVLLWSVPLLIIAPTVIFLYMQAVGKKKKNTIRLPPSPLRLPIIGHLHLMVHEPHRSLQRLARSLGPVVHLQLGGVAAIVVSSPEAAKEVLKTHDVHCCSRPSSPGAKLITYGNQDIAFSPYNASWRERRKLFVSELVSSKRVQSFAYALQAQVGELIQSLSLRSPPREPVNLNETLFTLIDGFIGTVAFGSMKGAKLMKYAKFQQVFSEAMVALSAFSAQDFFPASRMSRWFDKLVGLEARYQRIFLELDSYFEMVLSQHMDPGRVKTDKDDLVDVLISLWKGQGKVTKDHLKALLMDAFIGGTTTSSVTLLWAMSELIKNPTVMKKAQTEIRSLVGDKRRLVQVDDLSKLNYLKMIVKETLRLHPPAPLLVPRETMDHVKVLGYDIPTKTRIFVNVWAMGRDPACWDKPEEFYPERFDGVDTDFYGSHYELLPFGAGRRICPAIPMGATIVEFTLASLLHSFDWELPDGMTKEDVSMEGTGRQIFCRKTPLYLVPSFYTG; translated from the exons ATGGCGCCTGATCTGAACCCCTCTCCAGAACTCAAGCATGTCCTCCTATGGTCAGTGCCTCTACTCATCATAGCTCCCACGGTAATCTTCTTGTACATGCAAGCCGttggcaagaagaagaagaacaccatcCGTCTTCCTCCGAGTCCACTGAGGCTGCCAATCATAGGGCATCTGCACCTGATGGTGCACGAGCCCCACCGGTCGCTGCAGAGGCTGGCCCGCAGCCTAGGCCCCGTCGTCCACCTGCAGCTTGGCGGCGTCGCGGCCATCGTGGTGTCGTCGCCGGAGGCTGCCAAGGAGGTGCTCAAGACGCATGATGTCCATTGCTGCAGCCGACCCTCTTCACCAG GTGCAAAATTGATCACCTACGGCAACCAAGACATCGCGTTCTCGCCGTACAACGCAAGCTGGCGCGAGAGGCGCAAGCTGTTCGTCTCGGAGCTCGTAAGCAGCAAACGCGTCCAGTCTTTCGCTTACGCACTACAAGCTCAGGTCGGCGAGCTGATCCAATCACTCTCACTACGGTCTCCGCCGAGGGAGCCCGTCAACCTCAACGAGACCCTCTTCACGCTCATCGACGGCTTCATCGGCACGGTGGCGTTCGGGAGCATGAAGGGCGCCAAGCTCATGAAGTACGCCAAGTTCCAGCAGGTGTTCAGCGAGGCCATGGTCGCCCTCTCTGCCTTCTCTGCACAGGACTTCTTCCCGGCATCGCGGATGAGCCGGTGGTTCGATAAGCTCGTGGGGCTGGAGGCGCGATACCAGAGGATATTCCTGGAGCTGGACTCCTACTTCGAAATGGTACTCAGCCAGCATATGGATCCTGGGAGGGTGAAGACTGACAAAGATGACCTTGTGGATGTGTTGATCAGTCTATGGAAGGGGCAAGGGAAGGTCACAAAGGACCACCTCAAGGCTCTTCTAATG GATGCATTTATCGGTGGCACGACGACGAGCTCGGTGACATTGTTGTGGGCTATGTCTGAATTGATCAAGAATCCGACGGTGATGAAGAAGGCACAAACAGAGATAAGGAGTTTGGTTGGCGACAAACGGAGACTAGTGCAGGTCGACGACCTCTCTAAACTCAACTACCTGAAAATGATCGTCAAAGAAACACTACGACTGCACCCGCCGGCGCCACTGCTTGTCCCTAGGGAGACCATGGACCATGTGAAGGTCCTTGGGTACGACATCCCGACGAAGACAAGGATCTTCGTGAACGTGTGGGCTATGGGGAGGGACCCTGCCTGCTGGGACAAACCTGAGGAGTTTTACCCGGAGAGGTTTGACGGCGTCGACACTGATTTCTATGGATCGCACTATGAGCTCCTTCCATTTGGCGCCGGGCGGCGGATCTGCCCTGCTATCCCCATGGGCGCCACCATCGTGGAGTTCACGCTTGCTAGCTTGCTGCATTCGTTCGACTGGGAGTTGCCTGACGGCATGACGAAAGAAGACGTGAGCATGGAAGGGACTGGCAGACAGATTTTCTGTAGGAAGACTCCCCTGTATCTTGTTCCATCTTTTTATACTGGCTAA